CCGTCACCGCGGCGCAGTTCGGCGGTCCGTCCTTCGTGGACGTGAGCGCGGCGCACACCGCGTACAACGTCACCCTCCCGGCCATCGCCTACCAGCAGTGGACGCTGGGCTACGCGGGCTCCGTCATCTTCACGCCCGAGGAGTCCACCGAGTACGCCTTCCTCACCTCCGGCTACCGCGCCGTGCGCATCGTCAACGCGGCCACCAACGAGGAGGTCGGCCAGGAGTGCCGCTACAACGTCCCGGAGGAGGTCTGCGGCAGCCTGCGCACCGCCGTCACCGCGGACCTGGAGGGCGGCATCGACTACCGCGTGGACTTCGTGGCCGTCGTCCCCCAGGCCGCCACCTTCCTGCTCATCATCGAGGAGATCGGCCACGGCGGCCACTAGGAGCAACCCCCTCCTGAGCGCCTGACCGGAGGCCCGGGCCGCCCTCGCGCGGCCCGGGCCTTCCCAACATCCGAAAACTTCTGTATCCAAGTTGCATCTACAGCAGGATTCCATCCTGGAGCCCCTCCCGTGCGCATCCCGTTCCGTGCCCTCCTCCTGACCGGCTGCATCGCGGCGCTGACCGCCTGCGGCGGCGACTCCCAGCCCGACGGCGGCACGCCGACTCCGGACGGCGGGGCCCAGGGACAGACCGACCCGTGTGAGCCCAACGGTCACATCCACCGGGAGGCGGAGGGTGACTGGTGCCACTGCGACCGGGGCTACCTGGCCAGCGAGCAGGGCCTGTCGTGCGTGGTGGATCCGGACTACGTCCCGCGCGAAGGCTTCGACTTCGGGGACAACGGCGAGCACGCCTGCTTCCACGTCGCCAATGGCCCCTTCTCCACCGTCGCCGCGTCGCCCGACCGGCAGCCGCGCGTGGATGACTTCCACACG
The DNA window shown above is from Corallococcus soli and carries:
- a CDS encoding TerD family protein; this encodes MMKHLSTHALAAASAVLLLAGCGATEEQTAPEAVAPITQQSELLAACQDTEELAEAAEHSCHHAEYGPFESVTAAQFGGPSFVDVSAAHTAYNVTLPAIAYQQWTLGYAGSVIFTPEESTEYAFLTSGYRAVRIVNAATNEEVGQECRYNVPEEVCGSLRTAVTADLEGGIDYRVDFVAVVPQAATFLLIIEEIGHGGH